A single region of the Glycine max cultivar Williams 82 chromosome 20, Glycine_max_v4.0, whole genome shotgun sequence genome encodes:
- the LOC100816277 gene encoding 2-oxoglutarate dehydrogenase, mitochondrial encodes MAWFRVASSIVKHDAIRRNLYRGAKRTSTVLPSTSRIRKFHTTVVKSKEQTAPVPRPVPLSKLTDNFLDGTSSVYLEELQRAWEADPDSVDESWDNFFRNFVGQASTSPGISGQTIQESMQLLLLVRAYQVNGHMKAKLDPLGLEERKVPDELDPAFYGFTEADLDREFFLGVWKMSGFLSENRPVQTLRFILSRLQQAYCGSIGYEYMHIPDREKCNWLRDRIETPTPTQYNRERREVIFDRLAWSTLFENFLATKWTSAKRFGLEGGESVIPGMKEMFDRASDLGVESIVMGMAHRGRLNVLGNVVRKPLRQIFCEFSGGQPADEVGLYTGTGDVKYHLGTSYDRPTRGGRRIHLSLVANPSHLEAVNPLVVGKTRAKQYYSNDVDRMKNMGVLIHGDGSFAGQGVVYETLHLSALPNYTTGGTIHIVFNNQVAFTTDPKSGRSSQYCTDVAKALNAPIFHVNGDDVEAVVHVCELAAEWRQTFHSDVVVDFVCYRRFGHNEIDEPSFTQPKMYKVIRNHPSALEIYQKKLLESGELTQEDIDKIHKKVTSILNDEFLASKDYVPKRRDWLSAYWSGFKSPEQISRIRNTGVKPEILKSVGKAITILPKFFSPHKAVKRIYEQRAQMVETGEDIDWGFAEALAFATLIVEGNHVRLSGQDVERGTFSHRHAVVHDQTTGEIYCPLDHVIMNQNEEMFTVSNSSLSEFGVLGFELGYSMENPNSLVIWEAQFGDFANGAQVIFDNFLSSGESKWLRQTGLVVLLPHGYDGQGPEHSSGRLERFLQMADDHPYVIPEMDPTLRKQIQECNWQIVNVTTPANFFHVLRRQIHREFRKPLIVMSPKNLLRSKACRSNLSEFDDVQGHPGFDKQGTRFKRLIKDQNNHSDVEEGIRRLVLCSGKVYYELDEQRTKEDAKDVAICRVEQLCPFPYDLVQRELKRYPNAEVVWCQEEPMNMGGYTYILPRLISSMKAVGRGGYEDVKYVGRAPSAATATGFLKVHLNEQAELVQKAIQREPINFPY; translated from the exons ATGGCATGGTTTAGAGTTGCTTCCAGCATAGTAAAGCATGATGCAATTAGGAGAAATCTCTATCGAGGTGCGAAAAGGACCAGCACAGTCCTTCCATCAACAAGTAGAATTAGAAAATTTCACACCACGGTTGTCAAATCCAAAGAGCAAACCGCACCGGTGCCTCGCCCCGTGCCCCTTTCCAAGTTGACTGACAACTTCTTGGATGGGACGAGCAGTGTCTATTTAGAGGAGCTTCAAAGGGCTTGGGAAGCTGATCCAGACAGTGTAGATGAGTCCTGGGACAATTTCTTCAGGAACTTTGTGGGTCAGGCTTCCACATCCCCTGGAATTTCTGGACAAACAATCCAGGAGAGTATGCAATTGCTGTTGCTGGTGAGAGCATACCAGGTTAATGGTCACATGAAAGCCAAGCTAGATCCTCTGGGTCTGGAGGAACGAAAAGTCCCTGATGAGTTAGACCCTGCCTTTTATGGCTTCACTGAGGCTGATCTTGACAGGGAATTCTTTTTGGGTGTGTGGAAGATGTCTGGCTTTTTGTCCGAAAATCGCCCTGTGCAGACTCTTAGGTTCATTTTGTCACGGCTTCAGCAAGCCTACTGTGGGAGCATTGGATACGAGTACATGCACATACCGGACCGTGAAAAATGTAACTGGCTTAGGGACAGGATTGAGACTCCTACACCTACACAGTATAATCGGGAGCGTCGCGAAGTTATCTTTGATAGGCTTGCCTGGAGTACACTTTTTGAAAATTTCTTGGCCACCAAGTGGACTTCGGCAAAGAGGTTTGGGCTTGAAGGGGGAGAGAGTGTTATTCCTGGCATGAAAGAAATGTTTGATCGGGCATCTGATCTTGGGGTCGAGAGCATTGTTATGGGAATGGCACATAGGGGAAGATTGAATGTTTTGGGTAATGTAGTACGGAAGCCACTTCGTCAGATTTTTTGTGAGTTTAGTGGTGGTCAGCCTGCAGACGAAGTTGGGCTCTACACAGGAACTGGTGATGTCAAATATCATTTGGGAACATCTTATGATCGCCCAACCAGGGGTGGGAGGAGGATACATTTATCTTTGGTGGCAAATCCTAGTCACTTGGAAGCAGTCAACCCACTTGTGGTTGGAAAAACTCGAGCAAAGCAATATTACTCCAATGATGTGGACAGAATGAAAAACATGGGGGTTTTGATTCATGGAGATGGTAGTTTTGCTGGACAAGGTGTGGTCTATGAAACCCTTCATCTTAGCGCTCTTCCAAATTACACTACTGGTGGGACTATACACATTGTGTTCAACAATCAAGTTGCATTTACAACTGATCCCAAGTCAGGAAGATCTTCACAATATTGCACTGATGTTGCCAAAGCATTAAATGCTCCAATCTTTCATGTGAATGGTGATGATGTGGAAGCTGTTGTTCATGTCTGTGAACTTGCAGCTGAATGGCGCCAAACTTTCCATTCTGATGTGGTTGTTGACTTCGTGTGTTACCGTCGATTTGGCCACAATGAGATTGATGAACCATCTTTCACACAGCCTAAAATGTATAAG GTCATCCGAAACCATCCATCAGCTCTTGAGATCTATCAGAAAAAACTTTTGGAATCAGGGGAGCTGACACAAGAAGACATTGATAAGATACATAAGAAGGTCACATCAAttttaaatgatgaatttttGGCTAGCAAAGATTATGTTCCAAAACGAAGAGATTGGCTTTCAGCATATTGGTCTGGTTTCAAGTCACCTGAACAGATTTCACGTATCCGGAACACTGG TGTGAAACCAGAGATCTTGAAAAGTGTTGGGAAAGCAATCACAATCTTACCTAAATTTTTTTCTCCTCATAAAGCAGTGAAGAGGATTTATGAACAACGTGCCCAGATGGTTGAAACAGGGGAAGATATTGACTGGGGATTTGCAGAGGCACTTGCCTTTGCCACATTGATAGTTGAGGGTAACCATGTTCGGTTAAGTGGTCAGGATGTTGAAAGAGGAACGTTTAGTCACCGTCATGCTGTAGTTCATGATCAGACAACGGGAGAGATATATTGCCCCCTTGACCATGTgataatgaatcaaaatgaagaGATGTTTACTGTTAGCAATAG CTCACTCTCTGAGTTTGGAGTTCTTGGATTTGAATTGGGTTACTCAATGGAAAATCCAAATTCATTGGTGATCTGGGAGGCTCAATTTGGTGATTTTGCTAATGGGGCTCAAGTTATATTTGACAATTTCTTGAGTTCTGGTGAGTCTAAGTGGCTCCGTCAGACTGGGCTTGTAGTGTTACTTCCTCATGGTTATGATGGCCAGGGCCCTGAGCATTCAAGTGGAAGATTGGAACGCTTTCTTCAG ATGGCTGATGACCATCCTTATGTTATTCCTGAGATGGATCCTACTCTTCGGAAACAAATTCAGGAATGTAACTGGCAGATTGTGAATGTTACAACTCCAGCAAATTTTTTCCATGTTTTACGGCGGCAG ATACATAGAGAATTCCGTAAACCTCTCATTGTGATGTCACCTAAGAACCTGCTTCGTAGTAAGGCTTGTAGATCAAATTTATCGGAGTTCGATGATGTTCAAGGACACCCAGGTTTTGACAAACAGGGCACTAGATTTAAGCGCCTCATAAAAGACCAAAATAACCACTCAGATGTTGAGGAGGGTATCAGACGTTTAGTACTCTGCTCTGGAAAG GTTTACTACGAACTCGATGAACAACGAACAAAGGAAGATGCAAAGGATGTTGCAATATGTAGGGTGGAACAGCTTTGTCCTTTCCCTTATGATCTTGTCCAACGAGAGCTCAAAAGATATCCAA ATGCGGAGGTTGTTTGGTGTCAAGAAGAACCAATGAACATGGGTGGATACACTTATATTTTACCCCGACTCATAAGTTCCATGAAGGCTGTAGGTAGGGGAGGTTATGAAGATGTCAAATATGTTGGTCGTGCTCCCTCTGCAGCCACAGCTACTGGTTTCCTCAAGGTTCACCTTAACGAGCAGGCTGAGCTAGTTCAGAAAGCCATTCAACGTGAGCCAATCAATTTCCCTTACTGA
- the LOC100816795 gene encoding Ras-related protein RABE1c-like yields the protein MAAAPARARADYDYLIKLLLIGDSGVGKSCLLLRFSDGSFTTSFITTIGIDFKIRTIELDSKRIKLQIWDTAGQERFRTITTAYYRGAMGILLVYDVTDEASFNNIRNWIRNIEQHASDNVNKILVGNKADMDESKRAVPTSKGQALADEYGIKFFETSAKTNMNVEEVFFSIARDIKQRLADTDSRAEPQTIKINQPDQATSGGQPAQKSACCGS from the exons ATGGCAGCAGCACCCGCTAGAGCTCGTGCCGATTACGATTACCTCATCAAGCTTCTTCTTATCGGCGACAGCG GTGTGGGGAAGAGTTGTCTACTTTTGAGGTTTTCTGATGGCTCATTCACAACCAGTTTTATCACCACCATTGG TATCGATTTTAAGATAAGAACCATTGAACTAGACAGCAAACGGATTAAGTTACAAATCTGGGATACTGCTGGTCAGGAGCGGTTCCGAACTATTACCACAG CTTATTACCGTGGAGCCATGGGTATCTTGCTGGTTTATGATGTTACTGATGAAGCATCTTTCAATA ATATTAGGAATTGGATCCGCAATATTGAACAACATGCTTCTGACAATGTAAACAAGATACTTGTTGGCAACAAGGCTGATATGGATGAAAGTAAAAGG GCTGTACCTACCTCCAAAGGGCAAGCACTTGCTGATGAGTATGGTATCAAGTTCTTTGAAACT AGTGCAAAAACCAACATGAACGTGGAAGAGGTCTTCTTTTCAATAGCAAGAGATATTAAGCAAAGGCTTGCAGACACAGATTCAAGAGCTGAG CCTCAGACTATCAAGATTAACCAACCTGACCAGGCAACCAGTGGTGGTCAACCTGCGCAAAAGTCGGCTTGCTGTGGTTCATGA
- the LOC100817342 gene encoding WUSCHEL-related homeobox 13, producing the protein MVNVVELQKQLQRWQQSGNVNVNVNVDANGELMYVKVMTDEQLETLRKQIAVYGTICEQLIEMHRTLSAQQDLAGVRLGNIYCDQLMTSGGHKITSRQRWTPTPVQLQILERIFDQGNGTPSKEKIKEITAELGQHGQISETNVYNWFQNRRARSKRRLQNVAPSNTESEVDTEVDSKNKKTKAEEEFQSQHNITTSGGAEKLCFQNPQVYSDHLHYLNPDSNKPYSMFQSDCNLKSTRNSSHVSVFNEMLSNSRSEYVGGKMEVGGSVSYNLFHQTGDCNLAG; encoded by the exons ATGGTGAACGTGGTGGAATTGCAGAAACAGTTGCAGAGGTGGCAGCAGAGTGGGAATGTGAATGTGAATGTGAATGTTGATGCCAACGGAGAACTCATGTATGTCAAGGTCATGACTGATGAACAGTTGGAAACTCTGAGGAAGCAAATAGCCGTTTATGGCACCATTTGTGAGCAACTTATTGAGATGCACAGAACACTCTCAGCTCAACAGGATCTTGCAG GGGTTAGGTTAGGAAACATATACTGTGACCAATTGATGACATCTGGTGGGCACAAAATAACCTCAAGACAAAGGTGGACACCTACACCTGTGCAGCTACAAATTCTTGAACGTATATTTGATCAGGGAAATGGAACTCCAAGCAAGGAAAAaatcaaggaaatcactgcTGAACTGGGCCAGCATGGCCAAATTTCTGAAACAAATGTGTATAATTGGTTTCAGAATAGGCGTGCTCGATCCAAAAGAAGGCTGCAAAATGTGGCTCCTAGCAACACTGAATCAGAAGTGGACACTGAGGTTGATTCTAAGAATAAGAAGACAAAAGCTGAGGAGGAGTTTCAGTCCCAACATAACATAACAACTTCTGGAGGGGCTGAAAAGCTGTGCTTCCAGAACCCTCAAGTATACTCTGATCACTTGCACTACTTGAACCCTGATTCCAACAAACCATATTCCATGTTCCAATCAGATTGCAATCTGAAATCCACAAGAAATTCGAGTCATGTGTCTGTTTTTAATGAGATGCTGTCAAACTCAA GGAGTGAGTATGTAGGTGGAAAAATGGAAGTTGGTGGGAGTGTGAGCTACAATTTATTCCACCAAACAGGAGACTGCAATCTGGCGGGTTGA